From Rhizobium sp. BT03, one genomic window encodes:
- a CDS encoding DUF1190 domain-containing protein, whose protein sequence is MRRRKSGHRRPFLALGTIAASTLALSGCGDQTPSEVMFTSVDQCVTSGMDRQVCQAGYQDAMRAHLATAPRFNGMAACEAEYGVGQCTEQPANSVPNNSGGSGSFFTPFLAGYMLSSALNNITDYSDYRRRQEAMGYYYGSTPIYRNRAGQTLTTTVRSGGAGSDSVTAPSRQSVKPVNVNTRTVARQGFGGRSSFSFGG, encoded by the coding sequence ATGCGCAGACGTAAGAGCGGGCACAGACGACCTTTCCTCGCCCTTGGCACTATCGCAGCCTCGACCCTGGCGCTATCCGGTTGCGGCGACCAGACGCCTTCGGAGGTCATGTTCACCTCCGTCGACCAATGCGTGACCTCAGGCATGGACCGGCAGGTCTGCCAGGCCGGCTATCAGGATGCCATGCGGGCGCATCTCGCCACCGCGCCGCGTTTCAACGGCATGGCGGCCTGCGAGGCCGAATACGGCGTGGGCCAATGCACGGAACAGCCGGCCAATTCAGTCCCGAACAACAGCGGCGGCAGCGGCAGCTTCTTCACGCCCTTCCTGGCAGGCTACATGCTGTCTTCGGCACTGAACAACATCACCGACTATTCCGATTATCGCCGGCGCCAGGAGGCCATGGGCTACTACTACGGTTCGACGCCGATTTATCGCAATCGCGCAGGGCAGACGTTGACAACGACGGTTCGCTCAGGCGGGGCGGGCAGCGACAGTGTGACCGCGCCCTCGCGCCAGAGCGTCAAACCGGTCAACGTCAACACCCGCACCGTCGCCCGTCAGGGCTTCGGGGGCCGTTCGTCGTTCAGTTTCGGCGGCTGA
- a CDS encoding DUF350 domain-containing protein yields the protein MLDYVAGLPAFLGYFAIGLGAYAVFAVIYTFLTPQKEVQLIRAGNLAAVTAFLGALVGFSLPLASAAANSVSIIDYIIWAAIGILAQILAFYIANFTMPDLHEKITADDIAAGIWGGGIALVIGILNAACMTY from the coding sequence ATGCTCGATTACGTGGCGGGTCTGCCTGCCTTCCTTGGTTATTTCGCCATCGGTCTTGGTGCCTACGCTGTTTTCGCGGTGATCTACACATTCTTGACGCCGCAAAAGGAAGTCCAGCTCATTCGTGCCGGCAATCTCGCCGCCGTCACGGCATTCCTGGGCGCGCTTGTCGGTTTCAGCCTGCCGCTGGCCTCGGCCGCGGCCAATTCGGTCAGCATCATCGACTACATCATCTGGGCGGCGATCGGCATTCTGGCGCAGATCCTTGCTTTCTACATTGCGAATTTCACCATGCCTGATCTGCATGAGAAGATCACCGCCGACGATATCGCCGCGGGCATATGGGGCGGCGGCATCGCACTGGTCATCGGTATTCTCAATGCCGCCTGCATGACCTATTGA